A DNA window from Aspergillus nidulans FGSC A4 chromosome V contains the following coding sequences:
- a CDS encoding uncharacterized protein (transcript_id=CADANIAT00003758), with product MAFQGTPVLDRFLTSLAEIVRDRDGAKLQDFLQIEPPLPDVYRQMVDELRQHYANGSTKEAELLRRCEGLVPKSKGSSAWTAFPTFMKLYFCFLRDVNVDNLLETYDMLKMLLNQCVMALGDSQFGIVVLPTVLYLSKVLAKLAMGLDRRPELIAHLLRLEGGADQDESTEKVTLVEKSANVVREAFIKCLTDRSGTPGVHGKPEGKRVGIYLMANLCLKLLFQCGKLRNAEQMFASISAQSPPLKHFPASQRVTYLYYLGRYLFSNNLFFPAQIALQSAYDQCHRQAINQKRLILTYLITCNIIMGRFPSLQLLQRPEAEGLADKFLPVCQLIVRGDYIAFRDHLTVNSPATEWFARKGILLPLRNRCEILVWRSLARKVFIHGGFHGDPQGQAQRGPPPFLYLTKLEAAVRWLQAQHPTSHPMPTTSAFGNNLPLAASKSQSGSQIVAIAPDPDFDCLDGPDTNGTALNSSLLSKYEDYLCPDGFFDETGQWQSNPTKALVDGTPDSDYSKYELNPYAEPTDEGDKPSPLMREIESILASLLTQGLMRGYLTHRNPRFAIPGARLRGALPTGFPNVWKTIYARESEDTGVPGWVQPPPTTTMGVAAALGGGGRVVNLSGVRPVGVQ from the exons ATGGCTTTTCAGGGCACACCTGTCCTTGACCGGTTTCTTACTTCGCTGGCCGAAATAGTGCGCGACCGGGATGGCGCAAAGCTCCAAGACTTCTTGCAAATTGAACCACCGCTGCCCGACGTGTACAGACAGATGGTCGATGAGTTGCGACAACACTACGCGAATGGATCAACAAAAGAAGCAGAGTTGCTTCGGCGGTGCGAAGGACTTGTCCCCAAGTCCAAAGGGAGTAGCGCGTGGACGGCTTTCCCGACATTCATGAAGCTTtacttctgcttcttgcgcGATGTCAATGTCGATAATCTGCTCGAGACTTATGATATGTTGAAAATGCTGCTCAA TCAGTGCGTAATGGCACTCGGTGACAGCCAATTCGGTATCGTTGTTTTGCCCACGGTATTATACCTCTCCAAGGTATTGGCGAAGCTGGCCATGGGCTTGGACCGCCGACCTGAACTAATTGCCCATCTCCTGAGACTTGAGGGAGGCGCCGATCAAGACGAGAGTACAGAGAAGGTTACATTAGTGGAAAAGTCTGCGAATGTGGTTCGAGAAGCGTTCATCAAGTGCCTCACCGACCGCAGTGGTACACCCGGGGTTCATGGAAAGCCGGAGGGCAAAAGGGTCGGGATTTATCTCATGGCTAATCTGTGCCTTAAGCTGCTCTTTCAG TGCGGAAAACTTAGAAACGCCGAGCAAATGTTCGCAAGTATCTCTGCGCAGTCTCCCCCACTGAAACACTTCCCTGCTTCCCAGAGGGTAACCTACCTCTATTACCTTGGACGATACCTGTTCTCAAACAACCTATTCTTCCCCGCACAGATCGCACTACAATCGGCTTACGACCAGTGCCACCGTCAAGCGATAAACCAGAAACGCCTTATTCTCACATACCTTATCACATGCAACATTATAATGGGACGCTTCCCGTCACTACAACTGCTCCAGCGACCTGAGGCAGAGGGATTAGCTGATAAGTTCCTTCCAGTTTGCCAACTCATCGTTCGTGGAGACTACATTGCTTTCCGAGATCACCTCACTGTAAACTCTCCGGCAACAGAATGGTTCGCTAGAAAAGGCATCCTCCTGCCGCTGCGAAATCGATGTGAGATACTTGTGTGGCGCTCGCTTGCACGGAAGGTCTTCATCCACGGTGGCTTCCACGGAGACCCCCAGGGCCAAGCTCAAAGAGGTCCGCCTCCATTCCTGTACCTCACAAAACTCGAAGCTGCTGTACGGTGGCTACAGGCCCAACATCCAACATCACATCCTATGCCAACCACATCTGCCTTCGGAAACAACCTTCCCTTAGCAGCAAGCAAGAGTCAATCTGGATCACAGATTGTGGCAATAGCTCCGGATCCAGACTTTGACTGCCTTGACGGCCCTGATACCAATGGGACTGCCCTCAATTCATCTTTACTGTCAAAGTACGAGGACTACTTGTGTCCAGACGGCTTTTTCGACGAGACAGGCCAATGGCAGTCAAATCCAACCAAAGCCCTAGTAGACGGCACTCCCGACTCGGACTATAGCAAGTACGAATTAAACCCGTACGCCGAGCCAACCGACGAAGGCGACAAACCCTCGCCTCTAATGCGCGAGATTGAATCGATCCTCGCTTCTCTCCTAACCCAGGGTCTGATGCGCGGGTATCTCACCCACCGGAACCCGCGATTTGCTATCCCTGGTGCGCGACTGCGCGGGGCTTTGCCCACAGGGTTCCCTAACGTCTGGAAGACGATCTATGCCCGGGAATCGGAGGATACTGGCGTTCCGGGCTGGGTTCAACCGCCGCCGACTACGACGATGGGCGTTGCTGCGGCGTTGGGGGGTGGGGGAAGAGTGGTGAATCTCTCTGGTGTGCGGCCTGTCGGAGTCCAGTAG
- a CDS encoding putative 5'-nucleotidase (transcript_id=CADANIAT00003759) yields the protein MSSDRADGSSVTYSSNRSGNPDLRLIHYNDVYHVEPGSAEPVGGAPRFQSVINHYRSHPSFDGQPTPLTFFSGDAFNPSLESTVTKGRHMVPFLNKAGTNVACVGNHDLDFGVAQFRHLRNQCQFPWLLANVLDPALGEDVPIANCEKTCMLTSSNGIKVGVIGLGEREWLGTINSLPPDLIYKSASKTAIELVPSLREQGAELIVAVTHQREPNDYKLAESIPYGMIDIILGGHDHFYGHAFLNGVHILRSGTDFKQLSYIEAFRKTDGRGWDFNIVRRDMVRSIPEDPSSMALVSKLTSSLKAKLDKPIGYTVRPLDGRFSTVRAGESNLGNFACDLMRFYYRADCAMMAGGTIRGDQIYPPGVLRLRDILNCFPFEDPVVLLRLKGKALLDALENGVSQLPALEGRFTQVSNITFSFNPSAPPGSRINWAKIGGKEIQFEESYTLATRGYMARGKDGFASLLVQSEGGEVEELVDEESGTLISTLMRQYFLSLKVMGRWQNLSKSMTRHWADVQKSMSANGFLKPPSALSSPDAEKVPSRLQRPPLSRKQHYYYGRFAQAQAAIDEGEEPDIDVSMDSDSDSDPDILVSPRPITNYVTLPARSAEEEERRLRLARWATRRWMRRTGISSTMDEDSKNDDLFTPQWTPGIAPRLEGRIVIEVKA from the exons ATGTCTTCTGACAGAGCCGATGGCTCATCCGTGACATACTCTTCTAATCGTAGCGGCAATCCCGACCTCCGCCTTATCCACTACAATGACGTCTATCATGTTGA ACCAGGTTCTGCTGAACCAGTAGGCGGCGCCCCTCGATTTCAGTCCGTAATCAACCACTATCGATCACATCCTAGCTTCGACGGACAACCTACCCCtctcaccttcttctccggcgaCGCATTCAATCCCAGTCTAGAGAGCACGGTCACAAAAGGGAGGCACATGGTGCCTTTTCTGAACAAAGCTGGGACCAATGTAGCTTGTGTAGGG AACCATGATCTCGATTTCGGTGTCGCGCAGTTCCGCCATTTGCGCAATCAATGCCAGTTCCCTTGGCTCTTAGCCAATGTCTTAGACCCAGCATTGGGTGAAGATGTGCCGATTGCCAATTGCGAGAAAACTTGCATGCTAACGTCCTCAAACGGAATCAAAGTGGGAGTGATCGGCCTTGGGGAGCGTGAATG GCTAGGAACAATCAACTCCCTTCCTCCCGATCTTATCTATAAGTCCGCTTCGAAGACCGCGATCGAGCTCGTCCCATCTCTACGGGAGCAAGGGGCAGAGCTGATCGTTGCCGTTACGCACCAGCGTGAACCGAATGACTATAAGCTAGCTGAAAGCATACCCTACGGCATGATAGATATCATATTAGGCGGACATGATCATTTCTACGGACATGCATTCCTCAATGgcgtccatatcctccgcTCTGGTACGGATTTCAAACAGTTGAGCTATATTGAAGCATTTCGGAAAACGGACGGCAGAGGATGGGACTTCAACATTGTTCGACGAGACATGGTCCGATCTATACCTGAAGATCCATCGAGCATGGCACTCGTGTCTAAGCTCACTTCGAGTCTTAAGGCCAAATTGGATAAGCCCATCGGTTATACTGTTCGCCCGCTTGATGGGCGCTTTTCCACTGTCCGTGCTGGGGAATCCAACTTGGGTAACTTTGCCTGCGATCTTATGCGTTTCTATTATCGCGCCGATTGCGCTATGATGGCTGGTGGCACCATCCGTGGCGACCAAATATACCCTCCGGGcgtcctccgcctccgcgaCATCCTAAACTGCTTCCCATTTGAAGACCCTGTGGTCCTACTTCGTCTAAAGGGCAAGGCCCTTTTAGATGCTTTAGAGAATGGTGTCAGCcagcttcctgctcttgAAGGCCGCTTCACGCAGGTGTCCAACATCACGTTCAGCTTCAATCCATCTGCGCCTCCCGGCTCGCGCATCAACTGGGCCAAGATAGGCGGAAAGGAAATCCAGTTCGAAGAGAGCTATACACTAGCCACGCGAGGTTATATGGCACGAGGCAAGGACGGATTCGCCTCACTCCTCGTGCAGTCCGAAGGcggggaggtggaagagctAGTCGACGAAGAGAGTGGAACACTCATTAGCACACTAATGCGCCAAtacttcctcagcctcaaagTCATGGGCCGATGGCAAAATCTAAGCAAGAGCATGACGCGACACTGGGCAGACGTACAGAAAAGCATGTCAGCAAACGGTTTTCTTAAACCACCCTCGGCGCTCTCAtctccagatgcagaaaAAGTCCCCAGTCGCCTCCAGCGTCCTCCTCTCAGCCGCAAACAACATTACTACTACGGTCGCTTTGCCCAAGCGCAGGCTGCTATtgacgaaggagaggaacCTGATATAGATGTTTCCatggactcggactcggactcggaccCTGATATCCTTGTTTCGCCGCGGCCTATTACCAACTACGTAACGCTGCCGGCGCGGtcggcagaggaggaagaacgtcGATTACGCCTTGCGCGATGGGCGACGCGCCGCTGGATGCGGAGAACAGGTATCAGTTCGACCATGGATGAAGACAGCAAAAATGATGACCTCTTCACGCCGCAGTGGACTCCAGGCATTGCTCCTCGGCTAGAGGGGAGAATCGTTATCGAGGTTAAGGCGTAG